In the bacterium SCSIO 12741 genome, GGTATTCATAGCCTTTCCTTCAATGAACAAGTCGTAGAGGCGATGCCTGACCTTCCCAAGATCATTGCCCAACATCCTTGGGTACGTATGGCGCAGTGGAACCACACAGGTATCCAGGTTCGTAAAAGTCCTAACGATCCACAATACATCGCTCAATGGCACTGGACACAAATTGGAGCGGAAGATGCCTGGAGCATGGTTACCGGCGGAATGACCAAAAATGGGAAAGAAATCGTAATTGCTATTGTGGATGACGGTTATGAGCTCAATCACGATGATTTGAAAGACAACTGGTGGAAGAACAAACATGAGATTCCCTTCAACCAGATAGACGATGACTCCAATGGTTACGTGGATGATTACGACGGATTCAACTTCTACGAGGATACCGGACACATACATACCTTTAATAACCGATATACCCATGGTACTCGTGTGGCTGGAATAATTGGGGCTCGTTCAAATAATAACCTGGATGTTGCCGGAGCAAATTGGCAGGTGAAAATGATGCCAGTTATCGGATCTTCCACCACCGAATCCACCGTTTTAAAATCGTATAACTACGTTTTGAAAATGAGAATGAGGTACAATCGTACCAATGGTGATTCCGGAGCCTTTATCGTTGCTTGTAATTCTTCTTTTGGGGTGGATTTTGGAAACCCCGCAGATTATCCTCTTTGGTGTGATATGTACAACCAGATGGGAGAAGTAGGGATTTTATCTATTGCTTCGGCACCGAATGTGGCCATCAACATTGATGAAAAAGGCGATGTTCCCTGTACTTGTCCTTCCGATTATCTGGTTACTGTAACCCGAACCGATCAAAATGATAATTTGAAATCTGCCGGATATGGAACCACCCATATGGATATGGCGGCGCCAGGCGTTGAAATATTGACCACCTTTCCGAATAATTCGACGACAAAAACGAGTGGAGCCTCCTTTTCTACGGCCATGGTTACCGGGGCAATTGGGTTAATGTATGCGGCTTTGCCAGATACGATATTCGATCAGCTTTCCCCCAAGGATTTAACCGCACGCATGAAGGGGTATCTTTTGAGCGAAGGAGTGGAGGTAATTCCGGCTCTAAACGGAATGTTAGTTACCGATGGAAGATTGGATATGCATGGCGCTGTTAATGCTGCTTACAACGATTACCAGGTGGGCGTTGGAGAGCATCTAAGAACCCATGAAATCCTAATTTACCCCAACCCGGCAAACGATAGACTGGTTTTACAAAGTATAACACCACTGGCCAAACCGCTGCAACTTTCTGTTGTAAATTTACAAGGCCAGGAAGTGATAAGAACCGAGTGGAAAACAGATGGTCAGCTGGTTATAGAAACAGCAGATTGGCCAGAAGGAATGTACCTTGTGAGGTTGCAGGACAACTCGGCTTCTGAAGCTTATCGGATAATGATTACGCATCGGTGAAACGGAAAAAATTACATACGCTACTCTCTGGGATTTTAATGATGTCCCTGCTTGTCTCCTTAAATCAATCTTGTAAAAAGAAAGAGGAGCCGGTGGAGGAGTGTTGTGAAACTTCTGATAATCGAGTTTTCAATCCGACTTACTTTAACTTGCAAAAGCCTCCCTATTTCCCAGACTTTCCACAGACCTACAAATTGTCTGAAGAGGGAGTAGCACTTGGGCGTAAACTGTTTTACGAAAAACGCCTCTCGGGCGATGGTACACAATCTTGTGCCAGCTGTCATTCCCAGGAGTTTGCCTTTACAGATAATGGTCGACAGTTTTCTAAAGGAATTGATGGCAAGGAAGGGGACATGAATGCGATGTCGCTTTTTAATCTTGGGTACAGCATCGGTTTTTTCTGGAATGGACGATCGGCTACTTTGCAGGATCAAGCTATTGAGCCGGTGATCAATCCGATCGAAATGCACAATACTTGGGAGAAGGCCATCAACACCATCAAGGGTGACAAGGAATATATCGATATGTTCTATGCCGCTTTTGGTACAGACAATTGGGATTCCACCCATGCGGCTGAGGCTATTAGCCAGTTTGAGTTGACACTGCTTTCCTATGGAAGTGAGTATGATGAGGCCGTGGCCAAGATTAATGGAGATCCTAACATTGATCCTCCATTGCCACCATCTCCATACCGAGGCTTGAGGATTTTTAATAGTGAACCTACACCTACCGGTGGAGGAGGAGACTGTTTTCACTGCCACAACAGCGACAACATGTTGTTTACCAATAATTCGTACATGAACAATGGATTGGATAGTGATCCCGAAGACGGATTGATGGAGGTAAGTGGCCGTGCATCCGATAAAGGAAAGTTCAAGGTTCCAACTCTGCGTAATGTTGAATTCACTGGACCTTACATGCACGACGGTCGTTTTGAAACCTTGGAAGAGGTTATCGATTTTTACAACACCGATGTAAAAGATTCTCCTACCTTAGACAAAATCATGAAGGATCATGGTATAGCAGGTGGACTCAACCTGACCAACCAGGAGAAGGCAGATTTGGTGGCCTTTTTGAAGACCCTGTCTGATCCATCCTTTAAGACCAATCCTGCTTTTTCGGATCCCAATTAATAGATTATCTGCGGAATTAATGGACCAATGACTTGAGGTTTTAGCCCACCTCAACTTGATCTTCCCGTATACCCTATAAAGGCCTTTAATAAATTATTAACTCCCAAAGATCGAAGGCTTAAAACCTTTAAAATTGTACTTCGTATCCTAAATAAAAAATTGCCAGTCCCTCTCCACATAAAATTGATTAAGTCAGGCATTCTTTTTGGGCTCTTAACTCTTCTCACATTTCAACTATCAGCCCAGTGCCCGCAAATCATAGATGGAAACGGAGCGGCGAGCAATGCCCCGATTTGGGCCCATTGTAATGGAACGGGATACACCCTTTTTATTCAAACCAATCAAGCCACCGGAGCATACACCATTGATTGGGGGGATGGGAATACTTCCGCAGGAGCCAGTTTGGTGCCGCCAGCAACGATTTCTCATACCTATCCCGCTACACTCAGAAACTACAACGTAGTTTTTACCGAAACCGGAACGGGTTGTGTAGTCAATGGCTTGCTCGTATTGGAAAGGCCAGTAAATGCGTCCATTACCCGACCTGCAGGATCGGGAGGAGTATCGACCATCTGTGCGCCGGGATCACTTGATTTTATCAATACCAGTACCGATGTATCTGAGAACACTGTTTTTCGTTGGGATTTCGGAGATGGTAGTCCAATCGTGACTAAAAACTACACAGACTCAGGACAAACGAACAGCCATACCTACTTGCGAAATACGGTAAATTGCAATACCGTAGTTACACTGGAAGCCGAGAATTACTGTACGCCTACGCCTTCGTTCGCATCCGTGGGCCCCATTAATATTTATGACCTTGATGATGCTGCCATCACCGTATCCGATGCTTTTTTGTGTTACCCTGATACCATCGTAGATTTTCTGAATACTTCCAACCTTAATTGCCGACCTCAAGGGAATACTATTCAGCGCTATGAGTATTGGAATTTTGGTAACCACTGGGGTGGAGGAGGAGATTCTATTGTAGGTTGGATTCCTTTTGCCAATCCTCCTTCACAAACCTATCAGCTCAGATTTCCCGGAAAAGGGAGTTACACCGTTACGATGATCGACAGTAATATGTGTGGTCAGGATACGACTAACGTAACCATTACCATTGGTGACCCACCTGTGGCTGCATTTACGGTGGATAACGATACCATTTGTGCGGGAGAAAGAATTCGCTTTTTCAACAATACCACTGGCGGTGCAAACATTTCCTATTGGAACTTTGGAGATGGCGTTTGGAGGCAACGAAACATGAACAACCAAAACCGCCGGTTTTACACCCCGGGGGATTACACCGTTTACTTGGCTGTAGAAAACAGTGGCGGTACAGTGAGTTGTGTGGATACCGTTAGTTATGACATTCACGTTTTGCCTGGACCAACGGCAGATTTCTCATTAAATCCGGTTTCGGCCTGTGATTCGCTCACCGTTACCATTACCGAAAACTCCACAGCTGCGGCTGCCTGGGCCTGGGATTTTGATGATGGTACGACCAGTAACGCCAATAATCCACCTCCTCATAAATACGATTCCGTTGCCACCTACAACATTTCGCTTACCGTAACCCATGCCAACGGTTGTACAGACAATACCCAGAACTCAGTTACCGTATATGGTTCTCCAGTAGTTGCTTTTACACCACACAATGTATGTGAGGGAGTATTGGCCACTTTTACCGATCAATCTACTTCTCCTCCAGGTGACCCTTTGGTGAGTTGGAACTGGAACTTTGGAGATGGACAAACGAGCACAGCCCAAAATCCGAGTCATCGATACGATACGGCCAAATCCTACACTTTGGTGCTCACTGTAGCCACAGCCAATTGTACCACAACCGATTCCTTTCCCTTAGTAGTAGAGCCGAAGCCAACCGCTGGTTTTACCATGAGTGATACCGCCAATTGTTCTCCCTTTCCAGTTGTGTTTTCCAATACATCGGTACTTTCAACTACCTACCTCTGGGATTTTGGAGATGGTGATACGAGTACGTTGACGTCGCCCACTCATGTATTTACCAATTCAACCGGAAACAACCAGAAATTCGAAATCACCTTGATCGCCAGTACCACCTTTGGCTGTAAGGATACCATAGCAGATTCTGTGGAAGTTTTCCATGTTCCCAATTCTTCGTTTACCTCCAATGCGGTACCGAAGTGTGGGCCCAATCTGGTCAACTTTACCAATACCAGCACCGGTGGAACAAGCTACAAATGGCTCTTTGGAGACGGTGATACTTCCATTGCGACCAATCCCTCTCATTTGTATCAAAACAAGACCCTGTTTATAGAAATCTATACGGCCAGGTTGGTGGTTTACCAGAGTAACGGATGTACAGATACCAGTTCGCAAAGTATTGTGGTTTATCCGGAACCAATATTCCCTTTTCAGATCAATCCGGATAGTGGATGTAGCCCGCTTTCAGTATCGTTTCCAGCCTTGACTGGAGCAGTGGCCTACAAGTGGTATTTTGGGGATGGTGATTCTTCTGTTGGTCCTTCTCCTTCGCACACGTACATCAACAATACCACCAATAATGTGAGCTACACCGTCATGCTGATAGCCACTTCGAGTTTTGGATGTAGTGATACCAATTATGGAGATGTGCTGGTTCATCCCAATCCTGCTGCGATATTCACCGTTCAGGATTCGGCCGGATGCCAACCACATTCAGAAACCTTTACCAATTCATCTACCGGAGCCATTAACTACTATTGGAAATTTGGGAATGGGGATACCAGCGATACGTCAGCCGCGGTGTTTAACTACACCTATACCCATGATGAATCCAGTGTTCAACACTACACGGTTCAGCTGTCCGTAGAAACCCAGGATGGTTGTTTTGACACTGCTTATCGTACGGTTTCTATCTATCCTAAAGTAATTGCCGGTTATGAGATGGATGATAGCGTTGGGTGTTCGCCCTTCACGGTGGCCTTTCAGGATACGTCAACAGGCGGTCATACCTATCAATGGGATTTTGGAGATCAGTCCTCTGGAAGTACTTCAAGTTCGCCGTCTCATACCTTTACCAACTCCGCTTTGGTGGATAGTCAGTACATTGCTCGGCTTGTGGTGACCAGTGTTTACGGTTGTGTAGACAGCATTCAGGATACGGTTTTGGTTCATCCCTTGCCCCGTGCTGAATTTGCCAGAAGCGATACCCAGGGATGCCATCCGCTACCCATTACTTTTACCAATAACTCTTTGATAGCAGACACCAATTTCTGGTATTTTGGTGATGGAACAACCTTGTTTACCAACCAATCCACGGTCTCACATACCTACACCAATTCGGGATCTGCTTCGGTGTTGCGAACGGTTGAATTAAAAGTAGAAACCCAATATGGTTGTAGAGATTCGATCGATTATACCGTTGATGTTTACCCTGAAATTATTGCAGGAACCAGTTTATCCGATACCGTTGGCTGTACAGATCTGACCGTCAATTTTTCAGATCAATCGACCGGTGCGCAGTTTTTTACCTATGATTTTGGAGACGGTACCTCGTCTAATACGGCCAATAGTAGTCATACGTATGTGAATCCTGTTTTACACGATACCACTTTTACGGTGAAGTATAATGTACGCTCCACCTATGGTTGTGAGGATTCTTTGACCCGAACTGTTTTGGTTCATCCCAGACCCGTGGCAAGCTTTAATCAAAGTGTGAGTTCCGGTTGCCATCCTTTGCCCGTATCCTTTACCAATACATCGCAAATCGCCGATACCAACTTCTGGTATTTCGGTGATGGAGATAGTTTATTTACCAACCAATCCAACATTCAACATACCTATACCAATACCGGGAGTGCTTCGATCATGAGAACGGTAGAACTAAAAGTGGAAACGGTTCATGGTTGTCGGGATTCTTTCCAGTTTTTGGTAGACGTTTATCCCGAAATTATCGCAGGATTAGGTATTTCGGATACCATGGGTTGCACCGATCTAACAGTCAATTTTACCGATAGCTCTAAAGGGGCCCAGTTCTTTACCTATTTCTACGGAGATGGAAACTCGGCACCTACTGCCAATAGCAGTCATACCTATCAGAATACGAGTTTCAATGATACTACCTACGCCATGAAGTTTCGCGTAGAATCCACCTATGGTTGTAAGGATTCAGTAGAACAGGACATTCATGTATTTCCTAAGCCTATTGCAAGTTTTACTCCGTCAACTATTAGAGGCTGTCAACCGCTGGATGTGACGTTTAACAATGCCTCGGTTTTGAACCATTTCAACACCTGGTATTTTGGGGACGGCGATACTTCTCAGTCTTCCGGAAATCCCATTCATTCCTACACCCATGCTTCTACGCTCCCGGTGACTTATGATGCTAAATTGGTGGTGGAAACTCTACGAGGGTGTAAGGACAGTAATTCTACAACGATCGAAGTATTTCCCAATATTCAAGCTGGTTTTGCCCTTTCTGATACGGCGGGATGCTCTGATTTGGCCGTGCAATTTACCAACCAGAGTTTTGGCGAAAACCAATACTTCTGGACCTTTGGTGATGGGCAAAGCGATCGGTTGAGCGATCCGAATCATTTGTTTTCCAATACGGATACACTCAACCAGACGTTTCAGGTTCAACTGAAAGTAGTCTCAGCCTATGGATGTTCCGATTCCATCACCAAAACGGTAACGGTTTATCCTCAGCCTAAAGCCTCTTTTTCCGCAACTCCTGTTGTTCAGAAATTTCCAAATTCTACCATATCGCTGGTCAACACAAGTAGCCTTGGACCATGGACTTATCAATGGAACTTTGGCGATACCAGTGTAGGATCCACTCTACGAGATCCAGCAGATTATACCTACCCAACATGGGGCGATTTTGATATCCAGTTGATCGTGGCTAATGCGAATTGCCAGGATACTGCGGTGCAAACGATAACCATTCAGCCTCCTCGTGCGGTGGTGGAATTTATTGGGTCAGGAGAGGGCTGCCGACCGTTGACAGTTTCCTTTGTCAACAAGACGATTTACGGAAAAGAATTCATTTGGAA is a window encoding:
- a CDS encoding c-type cytochrome, producing MMSLLVSLNQSCKKKEEPVEECCETSDNRVFNPTYFNLQKPPYFPDFPQTYKLSEEGVALGRKLFYEKRLSGDGTQSCASCHSQEFAFTDNGRQFSKGIDGKEGDMNAMSLFNLGYSIGFFWNGRSATLQDQAIEPVINPIEMHNTWEKAINTIKGDKEYIDMFYAAFGTDNWDSTHAAEAISQFELTLLSYGSEYDEAVAKINGDPNIDPPLPPSPYRGLRIFNSEPTPTGGGGDCFHCHNSDNMLFTNNSYMNNGLDSDPEDGLMEVSGRASDKGKFKVPTLRNVEFTGPYMHDGRFETLEEVIDFYNTDVKDSPTLDKIMKDHGIAGGLNLTNQEKADLVAFLKTLSDPSFKTNPAFSDPN
- a CDS encoding PKD domain-containing protein, whose translation is MPVPLHIKLIKSGILFGLLTLLTFQLSAQCPQIIDGNGAASNAPIWAHCNGTGYTLFIQTNQATGAYTIDWGDGNTSAGASLVPPATISHTYPATLRNYNVVFTETGTGCVVNGLLVLERPVNASITRPAGSGGVSTICAPGSLDFINTSTDVSENTVFRWDFGDGSPIVTKNYTDSGQTNSHTYLRNTVNCNTVVTLEAENYCTPTPSFASVGPINIYDLDDAAITVSDAFLCYPDTIVDFLNTSNLNCRPQGNTIQRYEYWNFGNHWGGGGDSIVGWIPFANPPSQTYQLRFPGKGSYTVTMIDSNMCGQDTTNVTITIGDPPVAAFTVDNDTICAGERIRFFNNTTGGANISYWNFGDGVWRQRNMNNQNRRFYTPGDYTVYLAVENSGGTVSCVDTVSYDIHVLPGPTADFSLNPVSACDSLTVTITENSTAAAAWAWDFDDGTTSNANNPPPHKYDSVATYNISLTVTHANGCTDNTQNSVTVYGSPVVAFTPHNVCEGVLATFTDQSTSPPGDPLVSWNWNFGDGQTSTAQNPSHRYDTAKSYTLVLTVATANCTTTDSFPLVVEPKPTAGFTMSDTANCSPFPVVFSNTSVLSTTYLWDFGDGDTSTLTSPTHVFTNSTGNNQKFEITLIASTTFGCKDTIADSVEVFHVPNSSFTSNAVPKCGPNLVNFTNTSTGGTSYKWLFGDGDTSIATNPSHLYQNKTLFIEIYTARLVVYQSNGCTDTSSQSIVVYPEPIFPFQINPDSGCSPLSVSFPALTGAVAYKWYFGDGDSSVGPSPSHTYINNTTNNVSYTVMLIATSSFGCSDTNYGDVLVHPNPAAIFTVQDSAGCQPHSETFTNSSTGAINYYWKFGNGDTSDTSAAVFNYTYTHDESSVQHYTVQLSVETQDGCFDTAYRTVSIYPKVIAGYEMDDSVGCSPFTVAFQDTSTGGHTYQWDFGDQSSGSTSSSPSHTFTNSALVDSQYIARLVVTSVYGCVDSIQDTVLVHPLPRAEFARSDTQGCHPLPITFTNNSLIADTNFWYFGDGTTLFTNQSTVSHTYTNSGSASVLRTVELKVETQYGCRDSIDYTVDVYPEIIAGTSLSDTVGCTDLTVNFSDQSTGAQFFTYDFGDGTSSNTANSSHTYVNPVLHDTTFTVKYNVRSTYGCEDSLTRTVLVHPRPVASFNQSVSSGCHPLPVSFTNTSQIADTNFWYFGDGDSLFTNQSNIQHTYTNTGSASIMRTVELKVETVHGCRDSFQFLVDVYPEIIAGLGISDTMGCTDLTVNFTDSSKGAQFFTYFYGDGNSAPTANSSHTYQNTSFNDTTYAMKFRVESTYGCKDSVEQDIHVFPKPIASFTPSTIRGCQPLDVTFNNASVLNHFNTWYFGDGDTSQSSGNPIHSYTHASTLPVTYDAKLVVETLRGCKDSNSTTIEVFPNIQAGFALSDTAGCSDLAVQFTNQSFGENQYFWTFGDGQSDRLSDPNHLFSNTDTLNQTFQVQLKVVSAYGCSDSITKTVTVYPQPKASFSATPVVQKFPNSTISLVNTSSLGPWTYQWNFGDTSVGSTLRDPADYTYPTWGDFDIQLIVANANCQDTAVQTITIQPPRAVVEFIGSGEGCRPLTVSFVNKTIYGKEFIWNFGDGGTSSLENPAPYTYYNAGKYAISLTVVGHDGVPVTVIKRDSAVVYENATAFFDYRPREVSVPAQPVIFYNLSQFSENWLWDMGDGTTYTERNPTHYYQEGGLYTVRLISDNEFGCPDTMEIENAVTARSVGSIEFPTAFTPDEGGRNGGIYDPLTLDNTIFFPITRE
- a CDS encoding S8 family peptidase, with the protein product MKHFWGIVLGLALAFSGFAQDRVKGELLIALEADENLLEAIEAINETYPQLSLNPKEVISPELGIHSLSFNEQVVEAMPDLPKIIAQHPWVRMAQWNHTGIQVRKSPNDPQYIAQWHWTQIGAEDAWSMVTGGMTKNGKEIVIAIVDDGYELNHDDLKDNWWKNKHEIPFNQIDDDSNGYVDDYDGFNFYEDTGHIHTFNNRYTHGTRVAGIIGARSNNNLDVAGANWQVKMMPVIGSSTTESTVLKSYNYVLKMRMRYNRTNGDSGAFIVACNSSFGVDFGNPADYPLWCDMYNQMGEVGILSIASAPNVAINIDEKGDVPCTCPSDYLVTVTRTDQNDNLKSAGYGTTHMDMAAPGVEILTTFPNNSTTKTSGASFSTAMVTGAIGLMYAALPDTIFDQLSPKDLTARMKGYLLSEGVEVIPALNGMLVTDGRLDMHGAVNAAYNDYQVGVGEHLRTHEILIYPNPANDRLVLQSITPLAKPLQLSVVNLQGQEVIRTEWKTDGQLVIETADWPEGMYLVRLQDNSASEAYRIMITHR